In one Corallococcus sp. EGB genomic region, the following are encoded:
- a CDS encoding CHASE2 domain-containing protein, giving the protein MAARGPRSSWRSSTALPRWLGAGVGLLLAVGTAVTGGAPGLGERSLYDFAVSRLLPPLPASADLVLVEVDDRALATLGERWPLSRATWAKAFQVLAHYRPNAVVVDVLFDAPESRGALDLGEDVLERLRTSGLAETPAGASLARDLEARLYAQDGDARFTEALSAVGTAILGNMALEDEPGGLPVLGDPLTPVPMTANRLRLGARGLSTNLGPLRLAAWGSGTLNVLLDPDGVIRRYPYAVRVDGKAWPSLALATALRLWPERSEALLRVAAIDDGAPLMRLPAPDWLPRLSLADVLAAGPSSVGLDLALREKTVFVGVTATGLHGQSTLPGQLAVPGVEIHAFAMDNLRSGRVLRALGPAELVGLVETALVLALLLWRRGRARTLAAVVGLAAGVLVAHTAFVFWLLVEPGWVVPLLPAGVGVVLVTLAEAVARTGDLQRQSGALKRLFGRFPRELPTPPPGAQEARAGPVDAETGTARGLSGEPRP; this is encoded by the coding sequence GTGGCCGCTCGGGGTCCCAGGTCCTCGTGGCGCTCCTCCACCGCCCTGCCGCGGTGGCTGGGCGCGGGCGTGGGGCTGCTGCTCGCGGTGGGCACGGCGGTGACGGGCGGCGCGCCGGGCCTGGGCGAGCGGAGCCTGTACGACTTCGCGGTGAGCCGCCTCCTGCCCCCGCTGCCGGCCTCGGCGGACCTGGTGCTGGTGGAGGTGGATGACCGCGCGCTCGCGACGCTGGGCGAGCGCTGGCCGCTGTCGCGCGCCACCTGGGCGAAGGCCTTCCAGGTGCTGGCGCACTACCGTCCCAACGCGGTGGTGGTGGACGTCCTCTTCGACGCGCCGGAGTCCCGCGGCGCGCTGGACCTGGGCGAGGACGTGCTGGAGCGCCTGCGCACGTCCGGGCTCGCGGAGACGCCCGCGGGCGCCTCGCTGGCCCGGGACCTGGAGGCGCGGCTGTACGCGCAGGACGGCGACGCGCGGTTCACGGAGGCCCTGTCCGCGGTGGGCACCGCCATCCTGGGCAACATGGCGCTGGAGGACGAGCCCGGCGGCCTGCCCGTGCTGGGAGATCCGCTGACGCCCGTGCCCATGACCGCGAACCGGCTGCGGCTGGGCGCCCGGGGCCTGTCCACGAACCTGGGCCCGCTGCGGCTGGCGGCCTGGGGCAGCGGGACGCTGAACGTGCTGCTGGACCCGGACGGAGTCATCCGGCGCTACCCCTACGCGGTGCGGGTGGACGGGAAGGCGTGGCCGTCGCTGGCGCTGGCGACGGCGCTGCGCCTGTGGCCGGAGCGCTCGGAGGCGCTGTTGCGCGTGGCGGCCATTGACGACGGCGCGCCCCTGATGCGGCTGCCCGCGCCGGACTGGCTGCCCCGCCTGAGCCTGGCGGACGTGCTGGCCGCGGGGCCGTCCTCCGTGGGGCTGGACCTGGCGCTGCGGGAGAAGACGGTGTTCGTGGGCGTCACCGCCACGGGGCTTCACGGCCAGAGCACCCTGCCCGGCCAGTTGGCGGTGCCCGGCGTGGAGATCCACGCCTTCGCCATGGACAACCTGCGCAGCGGCCGCGTGCTGCGGGCCTTGGGCCCCGCGGAGCTCGTGGGCCTGGTGGAGACGGCGCTGGTGCTGGCCCTGCTGCTGTGGCGCCGGGGCCGCGCGAGGACGCTGGCCGCGGTGGTGGGCCTGGCCGCGGGGGTGCTCGTCGCGCACACGGCGTTCGTCTTCTGGCTCCTGGTGGAGCCGGGCTGGGTCGTGCCGCTGCTCCCCGCCGGGGTGGGCGTGGTGCTGGTGACGCTGGCGGAGGCCGTGGCGCGCACCGGAGACCTCCAGCGGCAGAGCGGTGCCCTCAAGCGCCTGTTCGGCCGGTTCCCCCGGGAGCTCCCCACCCCGCCACCTGGAGCGCAGGAGGCCAGGGCGGGCCCGGTCGACGCGGAGACTGGAACAGCCCGCGGGCTTTCAGGTGAGCCCCGGCCCTGA
- a CDS encoding FecR domain-containing protein has translation MRKAGAPWMLSLLVAALPVAGFATEADAPCGGLSFDNGRLTMGRPLEPKGPRTEACLREVAEAVKARPAIRGLTVAAKVPDAERLDGQGLAVAKAAAEVLVNAGVPRTRVSFVAPPADPNAPAQLQLAYVERPSQAAVARLRTASGLVMASTGEGLPTPRLAGESLYAGELVATDDTGRAELALADGSSLFLSPRSAVRLGTLELTAERQRRVLLELVKGTVETQAAPGGAGSTFEVRTRGAVAGVRGTRFRVSQQEDGTSRVETLEGKVALGAEQGSVDVDAGFGSRVRPSQPPEAPRALLAAPALERPRGGAYPKAPSLVWKAVEGAKGYRVELGTTADFVGDVKVQESAHPTVDAAAPGPGKWFWRVLAVDADGFMGFPSKIFSFDVAG, from the coding sequence GTGAGGAAGGCTGGCGCCCCCTGGATGCTGTCGCTGCTGGTGGCGGCCCTCCCCGTCGCGGGGTTCGCGACGGAGGCGGATGCCCCCTGCGGCGGGCTGTCGTTCGACAATGGGCGGCTCACGATGGGCCGTCCCCTGGAGCCGAAGGGGCCCCGGACGGAGGCCTGCCTGCGCGAGGTGGCGGAGGCCGTGAAGGCGCGCCCCGCCATCCGCGGCCTCACCGTGGCCGCGAAGGTGCCGGACGCGGAGCGGCTGGATGGCCAGGGCCTGGCGGTGGCGAAGGCCGCGGCGGAGGTGCTGGTGAACGCCGGCGTCCCCCGCACGCGCGTGTCCTTCGTCGCGCCCCCGGCCGACCCCAACGCCCCTGCCCAGCTGCAGCTCGCCTACGTGGAGCGGCCCTCGCAGGCCGCGGTGGCGCGGCTGCGCACGGCCAGCGGACTGGTGATGGCGAGCACCGGCGAGGGGCTGCCCACGCCGCGCCTCGCGGGAGAATCGCTGTACGCGGGCGAGCTGGTGGCGACGGACGACACCGGCCGGGCGGAGCTGGCGCTGGCGGACGGCAGCAGCCTCTTCCTGTCCCCCCGGAGCGCCGTGCGCCTGGGCACGCTGGAGCTCACCGCCGAGCGCCAGCGCCGGGTGCTGCTGGAGCTGGTGAAGGGCACGGTGGAGACGCAGGCGGCGCCGGGCGGCGCGGGCTCCACCTTCGAGGTGCGCACGCGCGGCGCGGTGGCGGGCGTGCGCGGCACGCGCTTCCGCGTGTCCCAGCAGGAGGACGGCACCAGCCGCGTGGAGACGCTGGAGGGAAAGGTGGCGCTGGGCGCGGAGCAGGGCTCCGTGGACGTGGACGCGGGCTTCGGTTCGCGGGTCCGTCCGTCCCAGCCGCCGGAGGCGCCCCGCGCGCTCCTGGCGGCCCCGGCGCTGGAGCGGCCCCGCGGCGGCGCGTATCCGAAGGCGCCTTCGCTCGTGTGGAAGGCCGTGGAGGGCGCGAAGGGGTACCGGGTGGAGCTGGGGACGACGGCGGACTTCGTGGGCGACGTGAAGGTCCAGGAGTCGGCCCACCCCACGGTGGACGCGGCGGCGCCCGGCCCGGGCAAGTGGTTCTGGCGGGTGCTGGCGGTCGACGCCGATGGCTTCATGGGCTTCCCCTCGAAGATCTTCAGCTTCGACGTCGCCGGATGA